In Fusarium musae strain F31 chromosome 7, whole genome shotgun sequence, a single window of DNA contains:
- a CDS encoding hypothetical protein (EggNog:ENOG41~BUSCO:EOG092638AP) has translation MGETYMKEAARLYPKSRDEAKKRDNHFDLVERVHEAEEANLKNPAEAAHKLVVTLEHDDCTDEKFAVYQNYQAVVHKESPDEITKTGFRRFLCDSPLRRETMVTPDGRKRRLGSYHQCYRLDGKLVAIGVLDLLPECVSSVYFLYHESIHQHSPGKLGALYEIALSIEEGYGWWYPGYYIHNCPKMWYKIDYSPQYVLDPVSLTWDPLDRTVLDLLDKKPYVSLSLEKEQASREIEQGFASPTEDPNQSDKGGDKGSDSAASDEDDSNWLFATGMPGIPPISTVAEWDMDHIALKISPKAPLYETSDLVSWEEKGVEEYPGMRAGVAELIAAIGPDLMDRICLDFSRRP, from the coding sequence ATGGGAGAGACTTACATGAAAGAAGCGGCTCGCCTGTATCCCAAGTCGCGTGATGAGGCCAAGAAACGGGATAACCATTTTGATCTCGTCGAACGGGTTCacgaggctgaagaggctAACCTGAAGAATCCCGCTGAGGCTGCCCATAAACTCGTCGTGACTCTAGAGCATGATGATTGTACGGATGAGAAGTTTGCTGTTTACCAGAACTACCAGGCGGTAGTTCACAAGGAGTCTCCGGATGAAATTACCAAGACCGGATTCAGACGCTTCCTTTGTGACTCGCCTTTGAGGAGAGAAACAATGGTGACACCCGATGGGCGTAAACGTCGCCTGGGTTCGTATCACCAATGTTACAGACTGGATGGCAAGCTAGTTGCCATTGGAGTGCTTGACCTCTTGCCCGAGTGTGTAAGCTCAGTATACTTTCTTTACCATGAAAGCATTCACCAGCATTCGCCAGGGAAGCTTGGTGCACTGTATGAGATTGCTCTATCCATCGAGGAGGGCTATGGCTGGTGGTACCCAGGCTATTATATACACAACTGCCCCAAGATGTGGTACAAGATTGATTACTCACCTCAGTATGTTCTTGACCCTGTGTCTTTGACATGGGACCCGCTGGATCGAACTGTGTTGGACCTCCTCGACAAAAAGCCGTACGTGAGCCTTTCGCTTGAAAAGGAGCAGGCCTCTCGCGAGATCGAACAAGGTTTTGCGTCGCCTACCGAGGATCCAAACCAGAGTGACAAAGGGGGGGACAAAGGTTCCGACTCTGCAGCatccgatgaagatgacagcaACTGGTTGTTTGCAACCGGGATGCCGGGTATACCTCCGATATCTACGGTCGCTGAGTGGGATATGGATCATATCGCTTTGAAGATATCCCCGAAAGCCCCATTATACGAAACCTCTGATCTCGTCAGCTGGGAGGAAAAGGGGGTCGAGGAATATCCAGGAATGAGAGCTGGTGTTGCTGAGCTCATCGCGGCAATTGGCCCTGACTTGATGGACCGGATTTGCCTGGACTTTTCCC